One Candidatus Omnitrophota bacterium genomic region harbors:
- a CDS encoding RNA polymerase sigma factor RpoD/SigA encodes MSYDGISVKRQLKGIKHKPLKPDEERELILKAVKGDAEARGLLIEANQRFIVRMALTFRNQGFSVADLIQEGNLGLIEAIDRFDPDKNCRLVSYAAWWIRLYMQRAIEQKSRTVTIPINKVGILKKIKNFEYGFIKSNGRKPTYKEIAKSIGMDEAKVQYIYNLSTTTLSIHVEDEEGQTIEDRLEVDDADPLRHKLWIDELTKSVSKALGILTQKEQEVLRCRFGLDEDDPVSLRKAGRKLGLSAEGVRQIQSQALAKLRDPELECGLRAFVQAV; translated from the coding sequence TGAAGAAAGAGAATTGATTCTAAAAGCCGTTAAAGGCGATGCGGAAGCGCGCGGACTTTTAATCGAAGCGAATCAAAGGTTTATCGTTCGAATGGCGCTAACGTTCCGCAACCAGGGTTTTTCGGTCGCCGATTTGATCCAAGAGGGCAACCTGGGCTTAATCGAGGCGATCGATCGCTTCGATCCTGATAAAAATTGCCGCTTGGTCTCCTATGCCGCTTGGTGGATCCGGCTTTATATGCAAAGAGCAATCGAACAGAAATCCAGAACCGTTACTATCCCCATCAACAAGGTCGGGATTCTGAAAAAGATCAAGAATTTCGAATACGGTTTCATCAAAAGCAATGGCCGAAAGCCCACATATAAGGAAATCGCAAAATCGATAGGAATGGATGAAGCCAAAGTGCAATATATCTATAACCTTAGCACTACGACGCTTTCCATCCACGTCGAGGACGAAGAAGGACAAACCATCGAGGACCGGCTTGAAGTGGACGACGCCGATCCTTTGCGGCATAAATTATGGATCGATGAATTAACAAAAAGCGTGAGCAAGGCGTTAGGCATCCTGACTCAAAAAGAACAGGAAGTCTTGCGCTGCCGGTTCGGCTTGGATGAAGACGATCCCGTAAGCTTACGCAAAGCCGGACGCAAACTGGGTTTGTCGGCGGAAGGCGTACGCCAGATTCAATCGCAAGCCCTGGCGAAATTGCGCGATCCCGAATTAGAGTGCGGCCTCCGCGCCTTCGTTCAGGCGGTTTAA